A part of Aegilops tauschii subsp. strangulata cultivar AL8/78 chromosome 2, Aet v6.0, whole genome shotgun sequence genomic DNA contains:
- the LOC109733765 gene encoding uncharacterized protein yields the protein MALVLRYVSGGLSYERFVGVVHVEETTTTFLKSKIDFMIAKSGLSLKQVRGQGYDGASNMAGEFNGLQAKIMRDNSLAYFVHCFAHKLNLVVVAITKKITDVGDFFDMISLMVTVVGSSCKRKDKLRVDHQEEVRNAIGKGEIATGTGLNQELSLQRPGDTRWNSHYRTLVGLSKMFPSVVKVLEYVEEDGTDPIKKRQASGILKYFQSFDSVFYLHMMMIIFSLKNGLSKTFQRKDMDIVNAISDVESTKRELLKLRSEHGWNDLLDKVRSFCEKNDILVMDMENDYVNPKKIRQRTALSPSDQFGHYNVEKLKKLAQFYPDEFNDLVGLEHELDLYLDNVTHDTRFASLDNIGDLAELMVTTKKHLSYPLVYRLIKLALTLHVATATVERCFSAMKIVKNALRSKISDDFMNHSLIRFVGKELLNKIPNEVIVKRFHAVKERRGIKWKVVD from the exons ATGGCATTGGTTCTACGATATGTGAGTGGTGGACTATCATATGAGAGGTTTGTAGGTGTTGTTCACGTTGAGGAGACTACAACTACTTTTCTGAAGTCCAAAATTGATTTTATGATTGCAAAGTCTGGTTTGAGTTTGAAACAAGTGAGAGGACAAGGGTATGACGGTGCAAGCAACATGGCAGGTGAGTTCAATGGTTTGCAAGCAAAAATTATGAGAGATAACAGTTTAGCTTATTTTGTACATTGTTTTGCGCACAAACTTAACTTGGTTGTTGTGGCCATTACAAAGAAAATTACTGATGTTGGAGATTTCTTTGATATGATATCACTTATGGTGACTGTTGTTGGATCATCTTGCAAGAGAAAGGATAAACTTAGAGTGGATCATCAAGAAGAAGTGAGGAACGCAATTGGTAAGGGTGAGATTGCTACAGGAACTGGACTAAATCAAGAGCTTTCTCTTCAAAGACCAGGAGATACTAGATGGAACTCTCACTATAGAACTTTGGTAGGTTTGTCAAAGATGTTTCCATCGGTGGTTAAAGTGCTAGAATATGTTGAGGAAGATGGTACTGATCCTATTAAGAAACGTCAAGCTAGTGGGATTCTGAaatattttcaatcatttgattCTGTATTCTATCTACACATGATGATGATTATATTTTCTTTAAAAAATGGGCTATCTAAAACATTTCAGAGAAAGGATATGGACATTGTTAATGCCATATCAGATGTGGAATCTACTAAGAGAGAGCTACTAAAGCTTAGATCTGAGCATGGTTGGAATGATCTTCTAGACAAGGTACGTTCTTTTTGTGAGAAGAACGACATTTTAGTGATGGACATGGAAAATGATTATGTGAATCCAAAGAAGATAAGGCAAAGGACCG CTTTGAGTCCAAGTGATCAGTTTGGTCACTATAATGTTGAGAAGTTGAAGAAATTGGCTCAGTTTTACCCAGATGAGTTCAATGATTTGGTGGGTCTTGAGCATGAACTTGATCTCTATTTGGATAATGTAACCCATGATACAAGGTTTGCTAGCTTGGATAATATTGGTGATCTGGCTGAACTAATGGTGACTACAAAGAAGCATCTTTCTTATCCTTTAGTATACCGACTTATAAAGCTAGCACTTACTTTGCATGTTGCCACTGCAACCGTTGAGAGGTGCTTCTCAGCTATGAAGATAGTGAAGAATGCTCTACGTAGCAAAATTAGTGATGATTTTATGAACCATAGCCTTATCCGCTTTGTAGGAAAAGAATTGTTGAACAAAATTCCAAATGAAGTGATAGTAAAACGTTTTCATGCCGTGAAAGAACGTCGTGGGATAAAATGGAAG GTT